Proteins found in one Spirochaetota bacterium genomic segment:
- a CDS encoding alanine-tRNA synthetase second additional domain-containing protein has product MLSMPIKENLRFAVYYAPRGRYRLYILGSQIADKFLYPTDYLIGVIGPEGSGKSTLIRGIFPGLELTNDDEGVNIPNNPIFSFEPSDYFSGHTFHIDVRHELAFHQMHEIVDVINKVVHSNRRVVVEHFDLVYKHLGYNAQIIFGIGEEVRVYRPSVLGPSPYKIKEVAETNLIYRLMAHTAEDLTGLVLMKLYGISRDILHSDVRHGFVIGFSERPKIDLELVESEVKKLIEQNLPVKPLNGDYISIGEEKYYCTGKRIHVKSTGEVKDFRLIKQFKFDPISKQYLMVGFIGEENIEVMDEFPPLKVDGFTSIEGYASME; this is encoded by the coding sequence ATGCTTTCAATGCCAATTAAAGAAAATCTAAGATTTGCTGTTTATTATGCTCCAAGAGGAAGATATAGATTATATATTCTTGGTAGTCAAATTGCTGATAAATTTTTATACCCAACAGATTATTTAATCGGAGTTATAGGGCCTGAAGGTTCTGGTAAATCAACTTTAATAAGGGGAATATTCCCTGGGCTTGAGCTTACAAATGATGATGAAGGTGTAAATATACCAAACAATCCAATATTTAGTTTTGAACCTTCAGACTATTTTTCTGGTCACACTTTTCATATTGATGTAAGGCATGAACTTGCATTTCACCAAATGCATGAAATAGTTGATGTTATAAATAAAGTTGTTCATTCAAATAGAAGAGTAGTTGTTGAGCATTTTGATCTAGTTTATAAGCATCTTGGCTACAATGCTCAGATAATATTTGGAATAGGTGAAGAAGTTAGAGTTTATAGACCATCTGTTCTAGGTCCATCACCATATAAAATTAAAGAAGTTGCTGAAACAAATCTTATATATAGACTTATGGCCCATACAGCAGAAGATCTAACAGGTCTAGTATTGATGAAGCTTTATGGTATTAGTAGGGATATTTTGCACTCTGATGTTAGGCATGGTTTTGTTATTGGTTTTAGTGAAAGACCAAAGATCGATTTAGAATTAGTAGAAAGTGAAGTAAAAAAGTTAATAGAGCAAAACTTACCAGTTAAACCTTTAAATGGAGATTATATTTCAATTGGGGAGGAGAAATATTATTGTACAGGGAAAAGAATTCATGTAAAAAGTACTGGTGAAGTAAAAGATTTTAGGTTAATTAAACAATTTAAATTTGATCCGATTTCAAAGCAGTATCTTATGGTTGGATTTATTGGTGAAGAGAATATAGAAGTTATGGATGAATTTCCTCCATTAAAAGTGGATGGATTTACTTCTATCGAAGGTTATGCTTCAATGGAATAA
- a CDS encoding DUF4387 domain-containing protein, which produces MIKKNIREIAKVIRSKNSSPFELTFDIIFKDAETFKKVKEKNLINKNIISKLFKVDEEEIFDIIFFEPALAVKFGMKRIIPSGSPGDTDVYGAQQHGPLLDMEFEL; this is translated from the coding sequence ATGATAAAAAAAAATATAAGAGAAATAGCAAAAGTTATTAGGAGCAAAAATTCAAGTCCATTTGAACTAACCTTTGATATAATTTTTAAGGATGCTGAAACATTTAAAAAAGTTAAAGAAAAAAATCTTATTAATAAAAATATTATTTCTAAATTATTTAAGGTTGATGAAGAAGAAATTTTTGATATAATATTCTTTGAACCAGCTTTAGCAGTTAAATTTGGAATGAAAAGGATTATTCCATCTGGTTCTCCCGGTGATACAGATGTTTATGGAGCACAGCAGCATGGTCCTTTACTTGATATGGAATTTGAACTTTAA
- a CDS encoding DUF1446 domain-containing protein translates to MIKKEILEKNPQKDELKILSPTAILGYGFPEKSFLNAMELQPDLIAVDAGSTDPGPYYLGAGVSFTDRLGVKRDLRYMLVHGVKNGIPVVIGTAGGSGAKPHMDWCEEIIKEIAKEEKLSFKMGKIYSDIDKDLVIKKFKEGKLIPLGYPEVLNLEDIEETPHIVAQIGVEPFIDLLKEGCDVILAGRTYDPACFACLPIMLGYDKGLAIHLGKILECAAIAASPGSGSDCAFGILKKDSFILKPLNDDRIFTTLSVAAHSLYEKSDPIHLPGPGGQLNLENVKFIDIGNGMVEVRSSKYEKSPKYMIKLEGSRKVGYRTITIAGSHDPVMIEKIDSIIEKVKERVNLLLEKENINGDIYFHVYGKNGVMGKLEPVNKAFSYEIGILIEAVAKTQSEANTICSLVRSTMLHYGYEGRISTAGNLAFPFSPSDIKAGEVYKFSLYHLMELDDFSIFKKQIEYIKN, encoded by the coding sequence ATGATAAAAAAAGAAATTTTAGAAAAAAATCCACAAAAAGATGAACTTAAGATACTTTCACCTACTGCTATTCTTGGTTATGGATTTCCAGAAAAGTCTTTTTTAAATGCAATGGAATTGCAACCAGATTTAATTGCTGTTGATGCTGGTTCTACTGATCCAGGCCCATACTATTTGGGAGCAGGAGTATCTTTTACAGATAGACTAGGTGTTAAAAGAGATTTAAGATATATGCTGGTTCATGGAGTTAAAAATGGTATTCCTGTTGTCATTGGTACTGCTGGTGGTTCTGGGGCAAAGCCACATATGGATTGGTGTGAAGAAATAATAAAAGAAATAGCTAAAGAAGAAAAGCTTTCATTTAAGATGGGAAAAATTTATTCTGATATAGATAAGGATTTAGTTATTAAAAAATTTAAAGAAGGAAAATTAATTCCTTTAGGTTATCCAGAAGTTTTGAATCTTGAGGATATTGAAGAAACTCCTCATATTGTAGCTCAAATAGGTGTTGAGCCATTTATTGATCTTCTTAAAGAAGGATGTGATGTTATTTTAGCTGGAAGAACCTATGATCCAGCTTGTTTTGCTTGTCTACCTATCATGCTTGGTTATGATAAAGGTTTAGCTATTCATCTTGGAAAAATATTAGAGTGTGCAGCAATTGCTGCTTCTCCTGGTTCTGGTTCTGACTGTGCATTTGGTATATTAAAGAAAGATTCATTTATATTAAAGCCTTTAAATGATGATAGAATATTTACAACTTTATCAGTAGCAGCTCACTCACTTTATGAAAAATCGGATCCTATTCATCTTCCAGGTCCTGGTGGACAGTTAAATCTTGAAAATGTTAAATTTATAGATATTGGAAATGGTATGGTTGAGGTAAGAAGCTCCAAATATGAAAAATCTCCAAAATATATGATTAAACTGGAGGGATCAAGAAAAGTTGGTTATAGAACTATTACAATAGCAGGTTCACATGATCCAGTGATGATTGAAAAAATAGATTCTATTATAGAAAAAGTTAAAGAAAGGGTAAATCTTTTACTTGAAAAAGAAAATATAAATGGAGATATATATTTTCATGTTTATGGAAAAAATGGAGTTATGGGAAAACTTGAACCTGTAAATAAAGCATTTTCTTATGAAATAGGAATTCTAATTGAGGCAGTAGCAAAGACTCAATCTGAAGCAAATACTATTTGTTCTCTTGTTAGATCAACTATGCTCCATTATGGGTATGAAGGAAGGATTTCAACTGCAGGAAATCTTGCATTTCCTTTTTCACCTTCTGACATTAAAGCAGGAGAAGTTTATAAATTTTCATTGTATCATCTTATGGAACTTGATGATTTTTCAATATTCAAAAAGCAGATTGAATATATTAAAAATTGA